A window of Erpetoichthys calabaricus chromosome 12, fErpCal1.3, whole genome shotgun sequence contains these coding sequences:
- the LOC114662051 gene encoding myoglobin-like isoform X17, which translates to MSACVTDCKTVRSFWAPVEANPRCYGEVILLRLFETNPDVQKLFPKFVDLSKEQLQNNPGVQAHGEIVVCKLTEILKANGDHKEIINSLAESHAKQHKIPLVNFQIISEVIVMVAAEKLDGFGPDAQTALKNVLKQFQIDLGACYAELGFE; encoded by the exons ATGAGTGCTTGTGTTACTGATTGTAAAACTGTGCGCTCTTTCTGGGCTCCCGTGGAGGCTAATCCTAGATGCTATGGGGAGGTTATTCTCCTACG CCTGTTTGAGACCAATCCAGATGTTCAGAAGCTGTTCCCCAAGTTTGTTGACCTTTCCAAAGAGCAGCTGCAGAACAATCCTGGTGTCCAGGCCCATGGGGAAATTGTGGTTTGCAAGCTGACAGAAATCCTGAAAGCGAATGGGGACCACAAGGAAATCATCAACTCTCTGGCAGAAAGTCATGCCAAGCAGCACAAGATCCCTTTGGTTAATTTTCAG ATCATCAGTGAAGTCATTGTCATGGTGGCAGCAGAGAAGCTTGATGGTTTTGGTCCTGATGCTCAAACCGCCCTGAAGAATGTGCTGAAGCAGTTTCAGATTGATTTGGGAGCTTGCTATGCTGAGCTTGGATTTGAGTAG
- the LOC114662051 gene encoding myoglobin-like isoform X15 — protein sequence MSACEADCKTVCSFWAPVEANPKCYGEIILLRLFETHPDVQKLFPKFVDLSKEQLQNNPGVQAHGEIVVCKLTEILKSNGKCKEIIKALAESHAKQHKIPLVNFQIISEVIVTVAAEKLDGFGPDAQTALKNVLKHFQIDLGAYYAELGFK from the exons ATGAGTGCTTGTGAGGCTGATTGTAAGACTGTGTGCTCTTTCTGGGCTCCCGTGGAGGCTAATCCTAAATGCTATGGGGAGATTATTCTCCTACG CTTGTTTGAGACCCATCCAGATGTTCAGAAGCTGTTCCCCAAGTTTGTTGACCTTTCCAAAGAGCAGCTGCAGAACAATCCTGGTGTCCAGGCCCATGGGGAAATTGTGGTTTGCAAGCTGACAGAAATCCTGAAATCAAATGGGAAATGCAAGGAAATCATCAAGGCTCTAGCAGAAAGTCATGCCAAGCAGCACAAGATCCCTCTGGTTAACTTTCAG ATCATCAGTGAAGTCATTGTCACAGTGGCAGCAGAGAAGCTTGATGGCTTTGGTCCTGATGCTCAAACTGCCCTGAAGAATGTGCTGAAGCACTTTCAGATTGACTTGGGAGCTTACTATGCTGAGCTTGGATTTAAATAG